A window of the Phragmites australis chromosome 20, lpPhrAust1.1, whole genome shotgun sequence genome harbors these coding sequences:
- the LOC133902462 gene encoding microtubule-destabilizing protein 60-like: protein MMAREMEKARKATSPKSSTINTSPKSPVRNSGGSPPHKKNLAETRGQKNEQQNVRKGGQDVMSHDESKRYSPTSQTSPKRSQRYEEPLSYFRLHTEERAIRRAGFNYQVASKINTQEIIRRFEQKLAQVMEEREIKMMRKEMVPKAQLMPAFDKPFHPQRSTRPLTVPKEPSFLRLKCCIGGEFHRHFCYNAKAIK, encoded by the exons ATGATGGCCAGAGAGATGGAGAAGGCAAGGAAGGCCACATCCCCTAAG AGCTCGACGATTAATACTAGTCCCAAGAGCCCAGTAAGGAACAGCGGAGGATCTCCACCTCATAAGAAGAACCTTGCCGAG ACACGAGGACAGAAAAATGAACAGCAAAATGTTCGGAAAGGTGGTCAAGACGTTATGTCTCATGATGAGAGCAAACGCTATTCCCCGACTTCACAGACCTCACCCAAG AGATCACAAAGATACGAGGAACCGCTGAGCTACTTTAGGCTTCACACTGAGGAGAGAGCAATAAGGCGAGCCGGTTTCAATTATCAG GTCGCAAGCAAGATAAATACCCAGGAAATTATTCGGAGATTTGAACAGAAGTTAGCACAG GTGATGGAGGAACGCGAGATAAAGATGATGAGGAAGGAGATGGTTCCGAAGGCCCAACTCATGCCAGCGTTTGACAAACCATTCCACCCACAAAG GTCGACGAGGCCCCTGACAGTCCCAAAGGAACCAAGCTTCCTGAGGCTGAAATGCTGCATCGGTGGAGAGTTCCAtcgccatttttgctacaacgCCAAGGCCATCAAGTAG